A region of the bacterium genome:
TCTATTATTCCACTATGTATTGAGATAAGTAGACTCGTTTTTTCTTTTATTTCTTTTATAGCAGGGATAAAATTAGCCCAAGGTAAACTGCCATCTTTTTGGCTTCCACCAGTAATCAGACACCCTATGTTACCATTTCTTTCTAACTCTATGCATTTTCTTATTAGTTCAGCTGGTGTAGTCGCAAATATCATTGACTTAAGCATCTTTGAATTACAGTGGTCACAGGTAAGCTCACATTTATCACCAGTTATTGATATAGCAGGATATTTACCCCATTCACTATCACATCTGAACATACCAGGGTGATAGAAAGTTATATTCTTGCCAAAGTTATGCCAAGATAGTTCTCTTGCTTTATTAAGCAAATCCGTTATTTCTACCTCGCCGTCGGGTAGGCGGATTTCGTCATTCGTCATTATAATACTCTTTAAATGCAACCCAGCATTTCCTGACCACACTCCAAAAGTCATTGCGAGTCCCGACAAAGGGTGGGACGAAGCAATCTTCCATAAACTTCCTTTTTACACATGCACGTGTAAGTTCAGCACCGAATATTTTACGCCATTCGTGTTCATATTCTGATAGTATATCAAGATTACCTTCTCTTATTGACTTGGCAGCTACTCGACCTGCAATTTTGCCACATATAACAGCTTGAGGTATTCCACCACCAGTTATAGGATGAGTCTGACCTGCAGCATCACCTACTAAAATTGTATTCTCCTTATATGTCCTCTTCAAAGGACCACCTACTGGAATTAATCCACCTGTAACTGAAAGTTGGCTACCCTTAAGTTTACCACCGCTCTTTAACTTATCAACAAAATATTCCAATAACTCACTCAATCTCTCTTGATTGCTAAGTTCAAGGCTAAAACCTTGAGTTACATCTTTTAAATTTGGAATTTGGAATTTGTAATTTGTATTTTGTTTTATTCCTATTCCTACATTTGCAATCTTACCTTTTGGAAACAGCCATCCATAACCACCAACAAATTTATGGTCAAAGTAGACTTCAGTCCAATCCATCACAGTTGTGAGTGGCATTTCATATTGCAAAGCAGTAACAAAAGTTGTATTAGTTTCACCTACCCAACTCCCAACTGTAGATTGTGGCCCATCAGCTCCAATTATCACTTTTGCATAGAGTTCTAAGTTTTTACCGTTTTTCTTACCTGTCGGCAGACAAGTATTTACAATTATTCCATTCTTTGTTTTAGAAATACACAATGTATTAAGTAATACATCTACTCCAATATTTTGTGCCCTTTGTACTAATTCTTTATCAAAAATAGCTCTATTTAATATATACCCGGGGGATTGTGTCTCAAAACATTTTCCCAAAATGTCATTGCGAGTCACGACCTTTGTCGGGACGAAGCAATCGCCATCCACTATGTAAGTTTTCATTGAATTTATTTCCTGTGCAATACTATCAGCTGTAAATTTTACCTCTTGTGATAGTAATTTAGGTACAAACTCAGCACACTGGACAGGCTCACCTACAACCTTCCTCTTTTCAAGCAATAATACTTTTGTACCTAATTTAGATGCTTCATACGCAGCAGATGCTCCTGCAGGACCAGCACCTACAACCACTATATCATATCGTTTCGTCATTCGGCATTTGGATTTCGTTATTGAATTGCATCCATAACCTCTTTTAACAACCCAATGTTTAGCTCAGTTTGACTCTCAAACCTGCCTTTATATGCTTCTTCAACCTTACCTAATTCGTAACAAGTAGTGTTATCTATATCAATCAATATTCCACCTAACCCTATATCCTCAAGTTCTTCTCTATGCTTTGCATAAAATGGCTCACAACAGCACCCAATATAAGAGGTGATACCGTCTCTTTTATACCTTTTAAGGGTTGACATTAGATGCTCAAAACTTACTATTGTTGTGACCATCATAGACCGCTCTCTCCCAATCCTATATGCCTCACCAACACTACATTTGCCACACTCAGTGCAGAAATCTTTATATCTAAACTTGCAAACTTTCAGTTTTGCACAATATGGAAGAAGTAGGGGCAATTCATGAATTGCCCCTACATGCTGAAGAATAATTTTAGAGAATGTCCCATTAACAGTGAATACTCTATTCCCCAATGGAAGCGGGATACCAAATTTTACGAGTTCAATTTTTTCCAATGCCTCATTAATTGCGGAGATAAAATCAGACGGCTTGATTCCAGGTATCTTGGGTAGGGACACGCCATGGCGTGTCCCTTTGAAAAATTGATTGATTTTATTTTGGACAGTTATTTTATCTGCCCTTATATCTTTGAGAATAGCTTCCAAGTCAAATATTGCCCTCTTTGGATACGCAAAGAAATCGCCTGTTATGAGTGCACTCTCTATCTGATTACGCTTCGTATTAACTACAAGTGAAGTCCTAATCAATCCACCTTCTGCTTTATAAACTGAATGTGCAACTTGGCGAGTATACGCTGGCTCTTTAACTTTATTAATCCATTTATTTGACTTAAATTTATTTAGTTTTTGGTAAAACAGCAACTCTTCATCTTTTGTCAACCCACCCTTAATCAATTCAATCCCAAATTCTTTTTCAAACCCCTGTTTTAGTATTTGTTTTATAGGGGACTGTCCCCGAATGGAGACTGTCCCCGAATGGGGACACCCAAGTTCCCATTTTAGACAAGTAACTCGTTCTTTAACAGAGTCAATCTCTTTATCTTTGAGCTTTTCTATAGGAATACGAAGTGCTCTAAGCATTGTATTAACATCAAAGTCTACAAGGAGCGTACCTTGAAATAAAAATGCCTCTCCTTCTTCTGTGCCACCTGTGCCAGAAATCTTTCTACCATTGACTTCAATATCATTTCTAGGCCGAAATTTTGCATTTATCCCTAATCTCTTGAGCGCATAAATAACAGGTTGACATAAATCCTTAAAGAAAGATTCGTTTACAATACTGGTTTTAAAAAATGACTTCTCA
Encoded here:
- a CDS encoding NAD(P)/FAD-dependent oxidoreductase — translated: MTKRYDIVVVGAGPAGASAAYEASKLGTKVLLLEKRKVVGEPVQCAEFVPKLLSQEVKFTADSIAQEINSMKTYIVDGDCFVPTKVVTRNDILGKCFETQSPGYILNRAIFDKELVQRAQNIGVDVLLNTLCISKTKNGIIVNTCLPTGKKNGKNLELYAKVIIGADGPQSTVGSWVGETNTTFVTALQYEMPLTTVMDWTEVYFDHKFVGGYGWLFPKGKIANVGIGIKQNTNYKFQIPNLKDVTQGFSLELSNQERLSELLEYFVDKLKSGGKLKGSQLSVTGGLIPVGGPLKRTYKENTILVGDAAGQTHPITGGGIPQAVICGKIAGRVAAKSIREGNLDILSEYEHEWRKIFGAELTRACVKRKFMEDCFVPPFVGTRNDFWSVVRKCWVAFKEYYNDE
- a CDS encoding DUF116 domain-containing protein; the protein is MSKWRLLDTGVRTAAENMAMDETLLETKSKKLSPNTVRFLQFYPPAVLVGYHQTVEQEVRLDFCNKNGIDVNRRITGGGAIYFDESQLGWEIICEKSFFKTSIVNESFFKDLCQPVIYALKRLGINAKFRPRNDIEVNGRKISGTGGTEEGEAFLFQGTLLVDFDVNTMLRALRIPIEKLKDKEIDSVKERVTCLKWELGCPHSGTVSIRGQSPIKQILKQGFEKEFGIELIKGGLTKDEELLFYQKLNKFKSNKWINKVKEPAYTRQVAHSVYKAEGGLIRTSLVVNTKRNQIESALITGDFFAYPKRAIFDLEAILKDIRADKITVQNKINQFFKGTRHGVSLPKIPGIKPSDFISAINEALEKIELVKFGIPLPLGNRVFTVNGTFSKIILQHVGAIHELPLLLPYCAKLKVCKFRYKDFCTECGKCSVGEAYRIGRERSMMVTTIVSFEHLMSTLKRYKRDGITSYIGCCCEPFYAKHREELEDIGLGGILIDIDNTTCYELGKVEEAYKGRFESQTELNIGLLKEVMDAIQ